In Paenibacillus sp. FSL M7-0420, a single genomic region encodes these proteins:
- a CDS encoding Gfo/Idh/MocA family protein, with protein sequence MWKVGVVGAGYWSDKHLQAWQRIPGVQLQGLCDLDSDKMRRKAEAYGIPGDMLYSTLEDMLTSADIDIVDIITAPDTHPELVGLAARAGKHILCQKPFARSMEEACEMVETARAAGVRLMVTENWRWLQPIQAIRKLLDQGTAGRLQTIRYIHTDYYSPRFAPENELPQPFFREMPKLLFYEMGVHWYDTWRFLFGEPKRLYAETRKVSPYIAGEDAGLITLGYEDYMGLMDMSWATRQNLPGPLILPVLPDHKEQLIIEGDQATIKLYSSGRLSLIDNNGLETAISEDNGLDFEESHYRLQSHFIECLDTGREFQTSGEDNLKTLELVFGTYRSAEEHEVIHLA encoded by the coding sequence ATGTGGAAGGTTGGTGTTGTGGGCGCCGGGTATTGGTCGGATAAGCATTTGCAGGCATGGCAGCGTATCCCCGGCGTTCAGCTTCAAGGCCTGTGCGACCTGGATTCGGACAAGATGCGCAGGAAAGCGGAAGCATACGGGATTCCCGGGGACATGCTGTACTCCACGCTGGAAGACATGCTGACTTCCGCAGACATCGATATCGTCGATATCATTACTGCGCCGGATACTCACCCTGAGCTGGTCGGACTGGCCGCACGGGCCGGGAAGCACATCCTGTGCCAAAAGCCTTTTGCCCGCTCCATGGAGGAAGCCTGTGAGATGGTGGAAACAGCCCGTGCTGCGGGCGTCCGGCTGATGGTTACAGAGAACTGGCGCTGGCTGCAGCCGATTCAGGCCATCCGCAAGCTGCTGGATCAGGGAACGGCAGGACGGCTCCAGACGATCCGTTATATCCACACGGATTATTATTCACCGCGGTTTGCCCCGGAGAATGAGCTTCCGCAGCCATTCTTCCGGGAGATGCCGAAGCTGCTGTTCTATGAGATGGGGGTTCACTGGTACGATACGTGGCGCTTTCTGTTCGGGGAGCCGAAACGGCTGTATGCCGAGACCCGGAAGGTCAGTCCGTATATTGCCGGAGAGGACGCCGGGCTGATCACCCTTGGCTATGAGGATTATATGGGCCTTATGGATATGAGCTGGGCCACCCGGCAGAATCTGCCCGGCCCGCTAATCCTGCCGGTGCTGCCGGACCATAAGGAGCAGTTGATTATCGAAGGCGATCAGGCAACGATCAAGCTGTACAGCAGCGGCAGGCTCAGCCTGATTGATAATAACGGGCTGGAGACGGCGATTTCGGAGGATAACGGCCTTGATTTTGAAGAGAGCCATTACCGGCTGCAGTCGCATTTCATTGAATGCCTGGACACTGGAAGGGAATTCCAGACGAGCGGCGAAGATAATCTGAAGACGCTTGAGCTTGTATTCGGGACCTACCGAAGTGCGGAGGAGCATGAGGTCATTCATTTAGCTTAA
- a CDS encoding helix-turn-helix domain-containing protein, with protein MSNVYLNWFTTDEHFPFFIQYGGHEEDTSLHQHADFSELVIVLNGHAAHIVNDEEAFIKKGNVFVINGGTPHAYKDPYDFRICNIMYKSGMLKLAGPDLRTLNGYQALFVLEPFYRSINAYKSKMNLPIVSLEAVSSLVAGMITEYEQKQHGYQTMLASKFMELVVYLSRHYDIQEKGVDHSLMHLASAISYIEDHYHEPVTLDAIAAKSDISVRHLNRIFQAYYLTTPIAYIQRLRLEHACSLLKHTRHPITDISYRCGFNDSNYFARLFKKTYGKSPKAYRNQQ; from the coding sequence GTGAGCAATGTATATTTGAACTGGTTCACGACTGACGAGCATTTTCCTTTCTTTATCCAATATGGCGGGCACGAAGAAGACACCTCCCTCCATCAGCATGCAGACTTCTCCGAGCTTGTCATTGTGCTGAACGGACATGCTGCGCATATCGTCAACGACGAAGAGGCTTTTATCAAGAAAGGCAATGTATTCGTGATTAACGGCGGCACTCCCCATGCTTATAAGGACCCTTATGATTTCAGAATTTGCAACATTATGTACAAGTCAGGCATGCTTAAGCTGGCCGGACCGGACTTAAGAACGCTGAACGGCTATCAGGCGCTGTTTGTCTTAGAACCCTTTTACCGCAGCATTAACGCCTATAAAAGCAAAATGAACCTCCCCATCGTCAGCCTGGAGGCTGTCTCATCGCTTGTGGCCGGCATGATTACCGAATATGAACAGAAGCAGCACGGCTATCAGACCATGCTCGCCTCCAAATTCATGGAGCTGGTCGTGTATCTGTCCAGACATTATGACATTCAGGAGAAGGGCGTGGACCACAGCCTGATGCACCTCGCCAGTGCGATCTCCTATATTGAGGATCACTATCATGAACCGGTTACTCTTGATGCCATTGCCGCCAAATCGGATATTTCCGTCCGTCATTTGAACAGAATATTCCAGGCGTATTATCTGACTACACCGATTGCTTATATTCAGCGTCTGCGGCTGGAACATGCCTGCTCACTGCTCAAGCACACCAGACACCCTATTACAGACATCTCCTATAGATGCGGATTTAATGACAGTAACTACTTCGCCCGTCTCTTCAAAAAAACGTACGGCAAGTCCCCGAAGGCCTACCGCAATCAGCAGTAG
- a CDS encoding DUF5107 domain-containing protein: MKRAASGYTPELAGSNANNTHSADNADNADNANNTHNADYGGNGDNADNTHNADRVQVRETSVIIPTYEAGAADPNPMFLEKRVYQGSSGRVYPHPVIESISDVKQDRQYKLITLENEYLRIEILPELGGRIYRALDKTNHYDFVYYNRVIKPALVGLAGPWISGGIEFNWPQHHRPNTFGPVEYKLEAAADGSAAVWVSEIDRMYGTKVTAAFRLYPGRAYLEVYAQCYNRTPQAQTFLWWANPAVAVNDQTQSVFPPDVTAVFDHGKRDVSRFPIATGTYYKQDYSEGVDISRYKNIPVPTSYMVYKSDYNFVGGYDHGVQAGLLHVADHHISPGKKQWTWGNGEFGQAWDRQLTDEDGPYIELMTGVYTDNQPDFTWLQPYEEKSFTQYFMPYKGIGLVKNASVDAAVNLEADAVSAQAVVKVYVTSRLEQAVIRLSGAAGEYLRETADLSPAEAIERAVMLNHGEQEHDLKLTVHSAEGRLLVAYQPKRREIERIPGAAKPLAVPEELRSAEELYLAGLHLEQYRHATFEPEAYYMEGLKRDSGDIRLNVAYGTLLLRRGQYAQSEPLFRRAIERLTSRNPNPYDSEAYYQLGVALRGQNRLDEAFAAYYKAVWSAAWQAAGYFSLAQIACQQGHYAEALELAERSLTRNTRNYRARNLQSALLRRLGRLQQARRFASETMQIDPADFGAYNELALALAALEDPAAAEDALTELERLMRGDAHNYLNLMADYMDCGLYAEALAVGRRAVKCGTSESEIDTDTDTDSVYPMLHYALGECYERTGQDEQAREARRQGQAACPLYCFPNTLSELEWLLSAIRANPLDDKAYYYLGNLYYDKKRPEEAAASWERSRDLRGDFAIVHRNLALAYYNKQNNPEAALASLEQAFACAPQDARILYELDQLRKKLAWSPEERLQILQERRALVGKRDDLYVEYVTLLNNLGRYQDAIASLSQRNFHPWEGGEGKVTGQYKFAHTELGKQALQKGNYKSAAEHLEQALVYPLNLGEGRLEGAQENNIYYYLGAAYEGLQREQEAVTSYTIASQGLAEPASAMFYNDQPPEMIYYQGLAWLKLRNGKEAKRRFNILIDYAERHLFDDIKLDYFAVSLPDFLVFEDDLNRRNVIHCRYMRGLGLLGLGRYEAAVAELDSALALDPNHQGAGVHRRMADHALNRDISKQKEDNRVCIQQDGII, from the coding sequence ATGAAGCGAGCAGCTAGTGGTTATACACCGGAGCTGGCCGGGAGTAACGCGAACAACACGCACAGCGCAGACAACGCAGACAACGCGGACAACGCGAACAACACGCACAACGCTGACTACGGTGGCAATGGGGACAATGCGGACAACACGCACAACGCAGACCGGGTACAGGTACGGGAGACCAGTGTGATCATACCAACCTATGAGGCGGGCGCCGCTGATCCGAACCCCATGTTTCTGGAGAAAAGAGTCTATCAGGGAAGCTCAGGGCGTGTATACCCGCATCCCGTGATTGAGAGCATCTCGGATGTGAAGCAGGATAGACAGTACAAGCTGATTACTCTGGAGAACGAATATCTGCGGATAGAGATCCTGCCGGAGCTTGGAGGACGGATCTACCGGGCGCTCGACAAGACGAATCATTATGATTTTGTCTATTATAACCGCGTCATCAAGCCTGCGCTGGTCGGCCTTGCAGGTCCCTGGATCTCTGGGGGCATTGAGTTCAACTGGCCGCAGCATCACCGCCCGAATACGTTCGGCCCTGTTGAATATAAGCTTGAGGCTGCTGCGGATGGAAGCGCTGCCGTATGGGTGAGCGAGATTGACCGGATGTACGGGACGAAGGTTACGGCTGCGTTCAGACTCTATCCCGGGAGAGCCTATCTGGAGGTCTATGCGCAGTGTTATAACCGGACGCCCCAGGCGCAGACCTTCCTCTGGTGGGCCAACCCGGCGGTTGCGGTGAATGATCAGACGCAGTCTGTTTTTCCGCCCGATGTCACAGCCGTCTTCGATCATGGTAAAAGGGATGTATCGCGGTTCCCCATTGCGACCGGTACCTACTACAAACAGGATTATTCGGAAGGCGTGGACATCTCCCGCTATAAGAATATTCCGGTTCCGACCTCCTATATGGTCTATAAGTCGGATTATAATTTCGTCGGCGGATATGATCACGGCGTCCAGGCGGGGCTGCTGCATGTGGCTGATCATCACATCTCACCGGGGAAGAAGCAATGGACCTGGGGGAACGGGGAATTCGGGCAGGCCTGGGACCGCCAGCTGACCGATGAAGACGGACCTTATATTGAACTCATGACAGGCGTGTACACCGATAATCAGCCTGACTTCACCTGGCTGCAGCCGTATGAGGAGAAGAGCTTCACCCAGTATTTCATGCCGTATAAGGGCATCGGTCTGGTGAAAAATGCCTCGGTAGACGCTGCGGTCAATCTGGAGGCGGATGCAGTATCGGCTCAGGCGGTGGTGAAGGTATACGTGACCTCACGGCTGGAGCAGGCTGTTATCCGCTTAAGCGGAGCCGCAGGCGAATATCTGCGGGAGACTGCAGATCTGTCTCCGGCAGAGGCTATAGAGCGTGCGGTTATGCTGAACCATGGAGAGCAGGAGCATGACCTCAAGCTGACGGTTCATAGTGCAGAGGGCAGGCTGCTGGTCGCCTATCAGCCGAAGCGGCGGGAGATTGAGCGCATCCCTGGGGCGGCGAAGCCGCTGGCAGTCCCGGAAGAGCTGCGCTCAGCAGAGGAGCTGTACCTGGCAGGCCTGCATCTGGAGCAGTACCGGCATGCCACCTTTGAGCCGGAGGCCTATTATATGGAAGGGCTTAAGCGGGACAGCGGGGATATCCGGCTGAATGTAGCATATGGAACGCTGCTGCTCCGCCGCGGGCAATACGCGCAGAGTGAGCCGTTGTTCCGCCGCGCCATTGAACGTCTAACCTCGCGTAATCCTAACCCGTATGACAGCGAAGCCTATTATCAGCTGGGGGTTGCTCTGCGCGGCCAGAACCGATTGGATGAGGCTTTTGCCGCTTATTACAAAGCGGTATGGTCGGCAGCCTGGCAGGCTGCGGGGTATTTCTCGCTCGCTCAGATAGCCTGCCAGCAAGGCCATTATGCCGAAGCGCTGGAGCTGGCGGAGCGTTCGCTGACCCGCAATACGCGTAATTATAGGGCAAGGAATCTCCAGTCTGCTCTGCTGCGCAGGCTTGGCCGGCTGCAGCAGGCGAGGAGATTCGCCAGTGAGACTATGCAGATTGATCCTGCTGATTTTGGCGCATACAACGAACTGGCCCTGGCCCTTGCAGCACTGGAGGATCCTGCTGCGGCCGAAGATGCGCTGACAGAATTAGAACGTCTTATGCGTGGTGACGCACACAACTACCTTAATCTTATGGCGGATTATATGGACTGCGGGCTGTATGCGGAAGCTCTTGCTGTAGGGCGGAGGGCAGTCAAATGCGGAACATCCGAATCTGAAATCGACACCGACACCGACACCGACTCCGTCTACCCGATGCTGCATTATGCCCTTGGCGAATGTTATGAGCGTACGGGACAAGATGAGCAGGCACGGGAGGCCCGCCGCCAGGGGCAAGCAGCCTGTCCGTTGTACTGCTTCCCGAACACCCTGTCCGAGCTTGAATGGCTGTTAAGCGCCATCCGGGCGAATCCCCTGGATGATAAGGCCTATTACTATCTCGGCAATCTCTATTATGACAAGAAGCGGCCGGAGGAAGCGGCGGCAAGCTGGGAACGTTCACGTGATCTGAGAGGGGATTTCGCCATCGTTCACCGCAATCTGGCTCTGGCCTATTACAATAAGCAGAACAATCCTGAGGCGGCGCTCGCTTCACTGGAGCAGGCATTTGCCTGTGCGCCGCAGGATGCGCGGATTCTGTATGAACTGGATCAGCTGCGCAAGAAGCTGGCCTGGTCCCCGGAGGAACGCCTTCAGATTCTGCAAGAGCGGCGGGCGCTGGTCGGGAAGCGGGATGATCTGTATGTGGAATATGTGACCCTTCTTAACAATCTTGGACGCTATCAGGATGCTATTGCTTCACTGTCTCAGCGTAACTTCCATCCCTGGGAAGGCGGAGAGGGTAAGGTGACCGGACAATATAAATTCGCTCATACCGAGCTTGGCAAGCAGGCACTGCAAAAGGGCAACTATAAGTCAGCAGCTGAGCACTTGGAGCAAGCGCTGGTCTATCCGCTGAATCTGGGCGAAGGCAGGCTGGAAGGCGCCCAGGAGAATAATATCTATTATTATTTGGGCGCAGCCTATGAAGGTCTTCAGCGGGAACAAGAAGCCGTCACCAGCTACACCATAGCTTCACAAGGACTGGCCGAGCCGGCAAGTGCGATGTTCTACAATGACCAGCCGCCGGAGATGATCTACTACCAGGGGCTGGCCTGGTTGAAGCTCCGTAACGGGAAGGAGGCCAAGCGCCGCTTCAATATATTGATCGATTATGCCGAGCGTCATCTTTTCGATGATATCAAGCTGGACTATTTCGCCGTATCGCTGCCGGATTTCCTGGTGTTTGAGGATGACCTCAACCGGCGTAATGTCATACATTGCCGCTACATGCGGGGGCTCGGGCTTCTCGGGCTGGGCCGGTATGAAGCAGCGGTAGCGGAGCTTGATTCCGCTCTTGCCCTGGACCCCAATCATCAGGGAGCCGGAGTTCACAGACGGATGGCCGATCATGCCTTGAACCGGGACATCTCTAAGCAGAAGGAGGACAACAGAGTATGCATACAACAGGACGGCATAATATAA
- a CDS encoding glycoside hydrolase family 43 protein, whose translation MHYTNPIISGFHPDPSICRVGDDYYLVTSTFEYYPGVPVFHSRDLVHWRQIGHCLTTPSQLPLENSWSSGGIFAPTLRYHNGWFYMVTTNVSGMGNFFVKTQHPEGPWSEPYLIAQGGIDPSLYFDEDGRVYFQSAMDGGQGNGIYQCEIDIGTGEMLTGSVLIWTGTGGAHPEAPHLYRKNGWYYLMIAEGGTEYGHMETIARSRQPYGPYAACPHNPILSNRSTAISIQATGHADLVEAQDGSWWAVCLGIRPVSYPMGHHLGRESFLAPVSWTSEGWPVIGNGGRIEPVMDSPLLPEVRWPAKPVRDHFDDTQLGLDWTCLRNPAEGSWSLEERPGHLVLHGYEATLNEAAAPAFVGRRLSHFTTNIAAELDYEPQHEGEEAGIAVYKNEKHHYELVIRSVSGRRAAVFRRTVGSLRVEHVEECPDGPVILRIKALPGSIEASVEAPDSRVIGLGSGETHYLSTEISGGFTGVFVAMYATSVTGQAAPAAYDWFDYEPLDQPAV comes from the coding sequence ATGCATTATACCAATCCCATCATATCCGGTTTCCATCCCGATCCCAGCATCTGCAGGGTAGGGGATGATTATTATCTGGTGACCAGCACATTTGAATATTATCCGGGCGTCCCTGTCTTTCACAGCAGGGATCTTGTTCATTGGCGGCAGATCGGCCATTGCCTTACCACACCCAGCCAGTTGCCGCTGGAGAATTCGTGGAGCTCAGGCGGAATATTCGCGCCGACCCTCCGTTACCATAACGGCTGGTTCTATATGGTGACCACGAATGTAAGCGGGATGGGCAATTTCTTCGTCAAAACACAGCATCCCGAGGGACCCTGGTCGGAGCCTTACCTGATTGCACAGGGCGGCATTGATCCTTCCCTGTACTTCGATGAGGACGGGCGCGTATATTTCCAGTCCGCCATGGACGGCGGACAGGGGAACGGTATCTACCAGTGCGAGATTGATATCGGGACCGGGGAAATGCTGACCGGGAGCGTGCTGATCTGGACAGGAACGGGCGGCGCTCATCCCGAGGCTCCGCATCTGTACCGGAAGAACGGCTGGTATTATCTGATGATCGCCGAAGGCGGAACGGAGTACGGACATATGGAGACCATCGCCAGAAGCCGCCAGCCTTATGGCCCGTATGCTGCTTGTCCCCATAATCCGATTCTGTCCAACCGCAGTACGGCAATCAGCATACAAGCTACAGGCCATGCCGATCTGGTTGAGGCGCAGGACGGGAGCTGGTGGGCGGTGTGCTTAGGTATCCGTCCGGTCTCCTATCCGATGGGCCATCATCTGGGCAGAGAGAGCTTCCTGGCTCCCGTAAGCTGGACATCCGAGGGCTGGCCGGTTATCGGGAACGGCGGCCGCATCGAGCCGGTTATGGACTCCCCGCTGCTGCCGGAGGTCCGCTGGCCGGCGAAGCCCGTAAGAGACCATTTCGATGATACCCAGCTGGGGCTGGACTGGACTTGTCTGCGTAATCCGGCAGAAGGAAGCTGGTCGCTCGAAGAACGGCCGGGCCATCTCGTTCTGCATGGCTACGAGGCTACGCTGAATGAAGCCGCGGCACCTGCCTTTGTAGGCCGCCGCCTCAGCCACTTCACGACCAATATAGCAGCAGAGCTGGATTATGAGCCGCAGCATGAAGGGGAAGAAGCCGGAATTGCAGTGTACAAGAACGAGAAGCATCATTATGAGCTGGTGATCCGCTCTGTCAGCGGGCGGAGAGCCGCCGTATTCCGGCGGACGGTCGGTTCACTCCGGGTGGAGCATGTGGAGGAGTGTCCTGACGGGCCGGTCATCCTGAGAATCAAGGCGCTGCCCGGCAGCATAGAAGCCTCGGTTGAGGCACCGGATTCCCGGGTGATCGGGCTGGGGTCTGGAGAGACACATTATCTCAGCACAGAAATCTCAGGAGGGTTCACCGGGGTATTCGTTGCCATGTATGCAACGTCCGTGACGGGACAGGCCGCTCCGGCAGCGTATGACTGGTTCGATTATGAGCCGCTGGATCAGCCGGCGGTATAA
- a CDS encoding helix-turn-helix domain-containing protein, producing MNDGNIRKPEGFVEEKLYVLPEYWMKELEQEELTASLFITDIGYFPNARYHFRERLEGSPSHILILCEAGEGWVELNHGEQMTMQPGDMVIIPPHTPHRYGAMQEEPWSIYWFHFKGNHADRLVKLFGLSGAPLALAPSGKARLIEWFVPAYELLAERTYALATHVHIAQTARQLLSGIGITAGPSAQEKKRGTYLEQAIQYMNGRLGSNLTLPELAKQVGVSKQHLIYIFNAETGVSPIGYFLRLKIQRAGHLLDLTELSIKEVGSAIGINDPYYFSRLFKKISGFSPSSYRKIPKG from the coding sequence ATGAATGATGGCAATATCCGCAAGCCGGAAGGGTTTGTGGAGGAGAAGCTGTATGTGCTGCCGGAGTACTGGATGAAGGAATTGGAGCAGGAGGAGCTGACCGCCTCCTTGTTCATTACGGACATTGGTTATTTCCCGAATGCCCGTTATCATTTCAGGGAACGCCTGGAAGGCAGCCCGTCGCATATCTTGATCTTGTGTGAAGCGGGGGAGGGCTGGGTGGAGCTGAATCATGGAGAGCAGATGACCATGCAGCCGGGGGACATGGTGATTATTCCTCCACACACCCCACACCGGTACGGGGCCATGCAGGAAGAGCCATGGAGCATTTACTGGTTCCATTTCAAAGGAAATCATGCGGACCGGCTGGTGAAGCTGTTCGGATTGTCGGGCGCTCCCCTCGCCCTGGCCCCGAGCGGCAAGGCCCGGCTCATTGAATGGTTCGTCCCTGCCTATGAGCTGCTGGCTGAGCGGACCTACGCCCTGGCTACCCATGTGCACATCGCCCAGACGGCCAGACAGCTGCTCTCCGGCATCGGCATTACGGCAGGCCCGTCCGCGCAGGAGAAGAAACGCGGGACCTATCTGGAACAGGCGATCCAGTATATGAACGGACGGCTGGGCAGCAACCTCACCCTGCCTGAGCTGGCTAAGCAGGTCGGCGTGTCGAAGCAGCATCTGATCTATATCTTCAACGCCGAGACCGGGGTCTCCCCGATCGGGTATTTCTTGCGGCTCAAAATCCAGCGCGCAGGCCATCTACTCGATCTTACCGAACTCAGCATTAAGGAGGTCGGCTCCGCTATAGGGATCAACGACCCTTATTACTTCTCCAGGCTGTTCAAGAAGATTTCGGGGTTCTCTCCTTCAAGCTACCGGAAGATCCCGAAGGGCTGA
- a CDS encoding ABC transporter substrate-binding protein translates to MKKQMPRRLGMGLLASMLLISAGCSNGSSAGNNTKNITDGNNSANDTAPVTFTFFGADASPNWNRMEDDIGKEIVAKTGVTLNAEYDVGSGGGQDKISMMAASGEYPDMIYAKGELGKLVDAEAIIDLTELIDKYAPNIKKVMGGNMNRMKYSNDNQAIYSIPTNVGIDQQSFDATNGFQIQHRVLKELGYPEVRTVKDFENVLKAYVAKHPTTDGQPTIPLTVNADGWKIMITVTNQGDITTGGTNDGEYYVNPETYETMLHYKKPEEKEYFRWLNHMYNEGLLDKESFVQKDDQYKSKISSGRVLGLTSVEWEYQDAENALKAAGKDEYTYAHFPVTLSEEYKDHAMQSVGVDGYGISITAACKDPVRAIKFLDWLSSEEGQVLRNWGIEGKHYNVENGKRVIPADILDQKVNDAASFTKATGVGLYSTLGVRYGDGVKDSTGNYYTTNFPEQILAEYSGAEKASLAAYNATTWKDLFPAEDEFPVKEWGALYNMPVPTDGDYQVIYQKTQDIVHKRIPEAILSSTADFDKIYDDFIAELNKAGAEKMEKEYTELVKARVSLFTGKEIE, encoded by the coding sequence ATGAAAAAACAAATGCCAAGAAGATTAGGGATGGGTCTGCTGGCAAGTATGCTGCTCATTTCGGCAGGCTGCAGCAACGGCAGCAGTGCCGGAAATAACACAAAGAATATAACGGACGGAAATAACAGCGCAAATGATACAGCTCCCGTAACGTTTACCTTCTTCGGCGCCGATGCCAGTCCGAATTGGAACAGGATGGAGGATGATATCGGCAAGGAGATTGTTGCCAAAACAGGTGTTACCCTGAACGCGGAATATGATGTGGGCAGCGGAGGGGGACAGGACAAAATCTCAATGATGGCAGCCAGCGGAGAGTATCCTGATATGATTTATGCCAAGGGAGAGCTGGGCAAGCTGGTGGATGCGGAAGCCATTATCGACCTGACCGAGCTGATTGATAAATATGCCCCGAATATAAAGAAGGTCATGGGCGGGAACATGAACCGGATGAAATACAGCAACGATAATCAGGCGATCTATTCGATCCCGACGAATGTCGGCATTGATCAGCAGAGCTTCGATGCGACGAACGGATTTCAGATTCAGCACCGCGTATTGAAAGAGCTTGGATATCCCGAAGTCCGGACGGTGAAGGATTTCGAGAATGTCCTCAAGGCGTATGTGGCTAAGCATCCAACGACGGACGGGCAGCCGACCATACCGCTGACCGTCAATGCTGACGGCTGGAAGATCATGATTACGGTGACCAACCAGGGCGATATCACTACCGGAGGAACCAATGACGGCGAATATTATGTGAACCCTGAGACGTACGAGACGATGCTGCATTATAAGAAGCCTGAAGAGAAGGAGTACTTCCGCTGGCTGAACCATATGTACAATGAAGGGCTGCTCGACAAGGAATCCTTTGTTCAAAAGGATGACCAGTACAAATCCAAAATCTCCAGCGGCCGGGTGTTGGGGCTTACCTCAGTGGAATGGGAGTATCAGGATGCGGAGAACGCCCTGAAGGCTGCGGGCAAAGACGAATATACGTACGCCCACTTCCCGGTTACGCTGAGTGAGGAGTACAAGGATCACGCCATGCAGTCTGTCGGAGTGGACGGCTACGGGATCAGTATCACCGCGGCTTGTAAAGATCCGGTCCGCGCGATTAAATTCCTGGACTGGCTGTCCTCGGAAGAAGGCCAGGTGCTGAGAAACTGGGGGATCGAAGGCAAGCATTATAATGTAGAGAACGGGAAGCGCGTCATCCCTGCCGACATTCTGGATCAGAAGGTCAACGATGCAGCAAGTTTCACCAAGGCGACAGGGGTGGGGTTGTATTCCACGCTGGGAGTCCGCTACGGGGACGGTGTGAAGGATTCTACAGGCAATTACTATACAACGAACTTCCCGGAACAGATTCTGGCCGAATATTCGGGTGCGGAGAAAGCGAGCCTGGCTGCGTATAACGCAACAACCTGGAAAGACCTGTTCCCGGCGGAGGATGAATTCCCGGTCAAGGAATGGGGCGCGCTGTACAATATGCCGGTGCCGACAGATGGGGATTATCAGGTAATCTATCAAAAGACGCAGGATATCGTCCACAAACGGATTCCCGAAGCCATCCTCTCCAGCACAGCCGATTTCGATAAAATCTACGACGATTTTATTGCGGAGCTGAATAAAGCGGGTGCAGAGAAAATGGAGAAGGAATATACAGAGCTGGTTAAAGCGAGAGTCTCGCTGTTTACCGGGAAGGAGATTGAGTAG
- a CDS encoding serine/threonine protein kinase, producing MDKLLEQITGELLGQVSIESVNPLEPVKVSGVPKPWSVLGTGNYAAVFCRQGAEEFAVKIYAPGRPGIEEEAEVYRRLGYHPAFSECYYAGADFLVLKRLGGVTFYDSMQRGILITGQAIEDIDNALQYARSRGLRPHDIHAKNVMLRDGRGLIVDVSDFLKDDDCSMWEDYKRLYYRLYQPVASRRVFPVPRLILETVRRGYRLWRRRKQRRSGFNHLKR from the coding sequence ATGGACAAGCTGCTGGAGCAGATCACGGGCGAGCTGCTGGGACAGGTTAGTATTGAGAGCGTGAATCCGCTGGAGCCGGTGAAGGTCAGCGGTGTACCAAAGCCCTGGAGTGTGCTCGGAACCGGAAATTATGCAGCTGTCTTCTGCCGACAGGGAGCTGAGGAATTCGCAGTGAAGATCTACGCGCCGGGCAGGCCGGGCATTGAGGAAGAAGCAGAGGTATACCGCCGCCTCGGGTACCATCCAGCCTTCTCGGAGTGCTATTATGCCGGAGCGGATTTCCTGGTTCTCAAAAGGCTGGGCGGAGTCACCTTCTACGATTCCATGCAACGCGGCATTCTCATTACCGGACAGGCTATTGAAGACATTGACAACGCGCTTCAATATGCAAGGTCCCGCGGGCTGCGTCCGCATGATATCCATGCCAAGAATGTGATGCTCCGGGACGGACGGGGACTGATTGTAGATGTCTCTGATTTCCTGAAGGATGACGACTGCAGCATGTGGGAGGATTACAAGCGGCTGTATTACCGGTTGTACCAGCCGGTGGCTTCCCGCCGGGTATTTCCGGTTCCCCGTCTGATTCTGGAGACGGTCCGCAGAGGGTACCGGTTATGGCGTCGGCGGAAGCAGAGGCGGAGCGGCTTCAATCATTTGAAAAGGTAA